The sequence TCCCGTTGCCGAGGGAGTCACCACTCGTGCTTCATCTGCCGCCCGCCAAGAAGTGATGTTTCAGGCTATGCAAAAACGCATCGCCGCGCTCGAACGCAGCCTGAAAGTTGCCCAAGAAAAAATAAGGGAACACGAGTTAACGAACGAAGCTCAGCGCGCTGATGCGCAAAGCATAGCCAATGCACCCAGCGACAGTTCAGCCAACGAATCTGCCTTGCCGTCATCAAGCCTGCCGATGACACAGATCCAGTTGCTTCAGCCGCAATCGCCGTTAATAACATGTGCTGCTACCTGTGTGCATACGGTgcagccgccgccgccgccgccacctCAGAACGCTACACGTTATCAGATGTACACCGCTACTCGTTCCTCACCGCTTATTTACACATCCTCAACAAATGGGACGCACAGCAGCTCGACTTTGCCTCCGTGCGACACATTTGTTAGCAGTCTTCCGTCAACGGTGCCAATTTCCGCCAATGGGGGCTCCGTACCCTTACAGTTTTCAACCCAGCCAAGGAAATTGCAAGATTTGCCGGAGTTTAGCGGGAAACCAGAGGACTGGCCGATATTTTTTACTGCCTACACCGAGTCAACCACTGTCTATGGGTACAGTTGCTTTGAAAACAACTTACGCCTGCAGAAGTGCTTAAAGGGTGAAGCCCGAGAAGCTGTTAAATCGCTACTAATCCATCCGAACAACGTGGCCAATATCATAGAGCAACTTAAGTTCCGATTCTGTCGCCCAGAGCAATTAATTCGAAGCCAGCTTAAAGGGTGAAGCCCGAGAAGCTGTTAAATCGCTACTAATCCATCCGAACAACGTGGCCAATATCATAGAGCAACTTAAGTTCCGATTCTGTCGCCCAGAGCAATTAATTCGAAGCCAGCTAGTCCATGTTCGAGAAATTGCCCCGATATCGGAAAGCTCAGTGGTAAAGTTGATACCATTTGCGACGAAGATTAGCAACGTTTGTGTATTTTTACGTTCTGCGTGTGGTGGAGAGCAGTATTTAGTGAATCCAACACTCCTCGATGAGCTCGTCGGAAAGTTACCCATGAGCAAGCGTATCGAATGGGCAGTCTTTGCGTCATCTTTACAGCCTTACGCAACTGTTCAGCATTTTAGCGATTGGCTCACTCAACTTGCCAATGTCATCTGCACGGTTTACGATGGGGAAGCAGCGAAAGATTCGAAGCGTCGGGTTGTGTTGCACGCTGCCGAATCTCAACGTCATTCAGCCTGCCCTATTTGCCAGGGCCAACATAAGCCGGTTTATTGTACGCAGTTTAGCCAACTTACAGTGCCGGAAAGGTGGGAGGAAGTGAAACGACGTCACCTTTGTTTTTCTTGTCTCAACGTTGGACATGGGTCGCGCAATTGCCAACGGCGCAAACTAAGTTCAACTGACGGGTGCAAACGGTGGCATCATAAATTGTTGCACGATATTGGGAAAATAATCGATGGGTCATCAAACCAGTCACCGCGGCCTCGAGATCGCCAACGACGTACTTCCATTGCCGATACACATACAGGTATTGGTACGAGGACGCAGCCAGCGTCTCGTATTGAACAGCAAGGTGATGCGGGTGCAGCGGTCCTTAGTTGCAGTACAGATAACAATAGCAAGTTATTATTTCGGATTCTGCCGGTCGTGCTGTATGGGAACCAAAAGCGCGTTGAGACGTACGCACTTTTAGATGAAGGTTCGTCAATAACAATGATTGATAGCACACTAATTGAAGAGCTCGGCTTACGTGGCCGGACTGAACGCTTGAACCTACAGTGGTTCGGAGGACGTGCCGCTCAGGAGCCGGCCATGGTGGTAGATCTACTCGTGAGTGGTGCCGGTATGCAAAAGAGACATAAGTTACGAAGGGTTTATGGTGTTTCAAACTTGCAGCTGCCTTCTCAGAGTCTGAATAAAGCCGATTTGCGTTGCCATGAAAGCCAATTGAATAAGCTGGCAGTTGAACCATACGCACAAGTCAAGCCAAATCTGCTAATCGGACTCGAACACTGCCACCTCGGTTTGCCGTCAACTACAATGCAGCTAAACAAGTGTGGGCCGCTCGCTGCGAATACTGAGCTAGGATGGGTTGTGTTTGGGCCAACAATGAACTCTGATCCATCATTGCCATCATGATTATTCGTTAACTGCCACACTGATCAATCTCTACATAATATGGTTGCTGAATACTTCGAGACGGAAAGCTTTGGGGTTCGAGCTGCGCCTATCATGGAGAGTGAAGCTGACGTCCGTGCTCGGGAAATCTTGAAGTCTACTACATGCCGTGTTGAAGGAAGGTACCAGACTGGTCTGCTCTGGAAACGTTCCGACATACAGCTACCTGACAGCTATTCTATGGCTTTGAAAAGATTAGCGGGTGTTGAAGCAAAAATGAGGCGCGATACAGACTTTGCCGTTGAATATAACCGCATCATAAGTTCTTACGTCATGAAGGATTACGCACGAAAGCTGTCGCCAGAAGAAGCCGCTTTAACTTGCAATAGAACATGGTACCTGCCTCATTTTGCCGTGAAGAATCCAAATAAGCCAGGCAAGTTACGCATGGTGTTCGACGCAGCTGCTGAAGTGGACGGTGTGTCCCTTAATTCACAGCTCATGAAGGGTCCGCAAGAGTATCGGTCTTTGCCTGCTATACTATTCCACTTTCGGGAAGGAGCAACGGGCGTGTGTGGGGACATTAAAGAGATGTTTCACCAGGTGCTGGTTCAACGTGACGACAGATGTGCGCAACGATTTCTTTGGCGCCAAGGTGACACTACCAGACAGCCCGAGGTATATGAGATGCGCGTAATGACCTTTGGAGCAGCATGTTCGCTTTGTGCCGCCAATTATGTGAAGACGTTGGAATATTGCAACAAAGTCAAGAGTGCTACCCGAGCCGTGAAATCGATACTGGACTACCATTATGCCGATGACTATGTCGATAGCTTTGACACAGAGGAAGAAGCAGCTGACATAACGAAACAAGTTCGAGCAATACATAAGATGGCCGGTTTCGATCTTTGCAATTTCGCGTCAAACTCGTTAAGAGTGACAGAAGCACTTAATGGTGACGGGAATATCCGccaaatagcaaataaagaaggagTACTGGTGGACAGAGTACTCGGTTTGTTTTGGCAGGCATCAACCGACACTTTTGGGTTTAAACTGAGGACGACAGCATGGGTCCTGCGATTCAT comes from Anastrepha ludens isolate Willacy chromosome 3, idAnaLude1.1, whole genome shotgun sequence and encodes:
- the LOC128857505 gene encoding uncharacterized protein LOC128857505, producing the protein MVAEYFETESFGVRAAPIMESEADVRAREILKSTTCRVEGRYQTGLLWKRSDIQLPDSYSMALKRLAGVEAKMRRDTDFAVEYNRIISSYVMKDYARKLSPEEAALTCNRTWYLPHFAVKNPNKPGKLRMVFDAAAEVDGVSLNSQLMKGPQEYRSLPAILFHFREGATGVCGDIKEMFHQVLVQRDDRCAQRFLWRQGDTTRQPEVYEMRVMTFGAACSLCAANYVKTLEYCNKVKSATRAVKSILDYHYADDYVDSFDTEEEAADITKQVRAIHKMAGFDLCNFASNSLRVTEALNGDGNIRQIANKEGVLVDRVLGLFWQASTDTFGFKLRTTAWVLRFIDVCRRRKPPDRGYGLTAKEVETAKLCLCRLVQRGEYAEEFQHIESGRNLPRTSSLIKLSPYIDEDGVLRVRGRIEAASWLPISARRPIILPPKHCFSNLVAMHYHVKMHHQNLEATICEIRRLYWIPRLRSLLRSIVANCAICRLRKIHAVSPLMGPLPIDRLTPYVRPFSYTGLDYFGPITVTVRRANEKRWVALFTCLTVRAVHLELAHDLSTDSCIIVLRNFINRRGVPVRVRSDNGKNFVGADMEAKCFSEVFDWQFWTLMMVNRVDSRRRECCEPLISCKNIGNP